In Panacibacter ginsenosidivorans, the following proteins share a genomic window:
- a CDS encoding cephalosporin hydroxylase family protein produces MVNPIEAFIEERKQRIESNGNNSVLKDAAKKFNDASNSNQYSYNFSWMGRPIIQYPQDMIAMQEIIWEVKPDLIIETGIAHGGSLIYYASLLELIGNGEVLGIDIDIRAHNKTEIEKHQMYKRIKMIEGSAISESIIDQVKAAAAGKEKILVCLDSNHTHEHVLNELQLYAPFVSVGSYIVVFDTIVEDLPENYFKEKRPWGIGNNPKTAVREFLKDKDNFVIDKSIDNKLLISVAPEGYLKRIK; encoded by the coding sequence ATGGTTAATCCGATAGAAGCATTCATAGAAGAAAGAAAACAACGAATTGAGTCGAATGGTAATAATAGTGTTTTAAAAGACGCAGCAAAGAAATTCAATGATGCGTCAAACAGTAATCAATATTCTTATAATTTTTCCTGGATGGGCAGACCCATTATACAATATCCGCAGGATATGATTGCGATGCAGGAAATTATATGGGAAGTAAAACCTGATTTGATTATTGAAACTGGCATTGCTCATGGAGGGTCGTTGATTTATTATGCATCACTACTGGAGTTGATTGGTAACGGTGAAGTATTGGGTATAGATATAGATATTCGTGCACATAATAAAACTGAGATTGAGAAGCACCAAATGTATAAGCGCATCAAAATGATTGAAGGTTCAGCCATTAGTGAATCAATTATTGATCAGGTTAAAGCAGCAGCAGCAGGTAAAGAAAAAATTTTAGTTTGCCTGGATTCTAATCATACACATGAACATGTATTAAATGAGTTGCAGTTGTATGCTCCTTTTGTAAGCGTAGGTTCTTACATTGTAGTATTTGATACTATTGTTGAAGATTTGCCTGAGAATTATTTTAAAGAAAAGAGGCCATGGGGTATTGGCAATAACCCAAAGACTGCTGTAAGGGAGTTTTTAAAAGACAAGGACAATTTTGTTATTGATAAATCTATTGATAACAAATTATTAATCAGTGTTGCGCCTGAAGGATACTTAAAAAGAATAAAATAA
- a CDS encoding LamG domain-containing protein, which translates to MKNLLVWISFTLFFYSCKKDNSSVPEIPVSNIHLDNGLLAYYPFNGNSNDESGNNNNGIISGGAISYDEHGNENSAYNCTSNGNKIIVNNTNGSIYFDTAFSVSLNVMIRALGRQCFLSIVNNSNGKAPAFVVGTNLPGNYNLNFAIPYGSNPCDGYSTDETTINNTSSIQLQPESWYNVICIFSNGVSKVYLNGDLVATKTGSENAGHVCPDTQLLIGSWWNGDPISLNGRIDEIRIYNRSLNFEEIDELSKDFQ; encoded by the coding sequence ATGAAAAACCTCCTTGTTTGGATTTCGTTTACACTTTTTTTCTATTCATGTAAAAAAGATAATTCATCTGTTCCAGAAATTCCTGTTTCCAATATTCATCTTGATAATGGACTTCTTGCATATTACCCATTTAATGGTAACTCAAATGATGAGAGTGGTAATAATAATAATGGAATAATATCAGGAGGTGCAATCTCTTATGATGAACATGGTAATGAAAACAGTGCTTACAATTGCACTTCTAATGGAAATAAAATTATAGTTAATAATACTAATGGATCAATATATTTTGATACTGCATTTTCTGTTTCGCTAAATGTAATGATTAGGGCCTTAGGCAGGCAATGTTTTTTATCAATTGTTAATAATTCCAATGGCAAAGCACCTGCTTTTGTTGTGGGAACGAATTTGCCTGGAAATTACAATCTAAATTTTGCGATTCCTTATGGTTCCAATCCTTGTGATGGTTATAGCACCGATGAGACGACTATAAACAATACATCTTCAATACAACTACAACCCGAAAGCTGGTATAATGTAATATGTATCTTTAGCAATGGAGTTTCAAAAGTTTATTTAAACGGAGATTTGGTTGCAACGAAAACCGGGTCAGAGAATGCCGGTCATGTTTGTCCGGATACACAATTGCTAATTGGAAGTTGGTGGAATGGTGACCCAATTTCTTTGAATGGCAGAATTGACGAAATAAGAATATATAATAGAAGTCTAAATTTCGAAGAAATTGATGAGCTATCAAAAGACTTTCAATAA
- the rfbC gene encoding dTDP-4-dehydrorhamnose 3,5-epimerase — MIFTPTKLNSSYTIELSPFSDSRGWFARTYCKNEFQQIGHNKEWVQLNHSATFTEGTIRGMHYQVKPFREIKMVRCIAGSVYDVIVDLREGSSTFLQWFGTELSAKNKKMLYIPEGFAHGFQTLSNDCELIYHHTEFYNPNAEAGIKYDEPLVNIQWPLQLTEISERDNNHPYLDINFKGI; from the coding sequence ATGATATTTACTCCAACTAAATTAAACAGCAGTTATACTATAGAGCTTTCGCCATTTAGTGATAGCAGGGGTTGGTTTGCAAGAACATATTGTAAAAACGAATTTCAGCAAATTGGTCATAATAAAGAATGGGTACAATTAAACCATTCCGCAACTTTTACAGAAGGCACGATCAGGGGAATGCATTACCAGGTAAAACCTTTTCGTGAGATAAAAATGGTACGTTGTATTGCAGGTTCAGTATATGATGTAATTGTTGACCTTCGTGAGGGATCATCAACTTTTTTGCAATGGTTTGGAACGGAGCTTTCTGCAAAAAACAAGAAAATGCTTTATATACCCGAAGGTTTTGCACATGGCTTTCAAACGCTGTCAAATGATTGTGAACTCATTTATCATCATACAGAGTTTTATAATCCTAACGCAGAAGCAGGAATAAAATATGATGAACCTCTTGTAAATATTCAATGGCCTTTGCAACTAACAGAGATTTCTGAACGTGATAATAATCATCCTTACTTAGATATAAATTTCAAAGGAATATAA
- the rfbF gene encoding glucose-1-phosphate cytidylyltransferase has protein sequence MKVVIFAGGLGTRISEETDTRPKPMVEIGGKPILWHIMKIYSHYGFNDFIICLGYKGYVIKEYFMHYFLHNSDITIDVANNKMEILGSNTEAFKVTLVETGANTKTAGRLKQVQKYIGDEDFMLTYGDGVSDIKIDKLLEFHKSHGKTATVTAVQLDARFGGMDLAEDGEVVSFREKVKDESKSINAGFFVLKPEVFKYLDGNVADMMWEDEPLEKLTLDHQLVAYRHKGFWKCMDALRDKLELEELWQNNKAKWKLW, from the coding sequence ATGAAAGTAGTCATATTTGCTGGGGGGCTTGGAACAAGAATATCAGAAGAGACAGATACGAGGCCAAAGCCGATGGTTGAGATAGGAGGTAAGCCAATACTATGGCATATAATGAAAATATATAGTCATTATGGATTTAATGATTTTATTATTTGCCTTGGCTATAAAGGCTATGTTATAAAAGAATATTTCATGCATTATTTCCTGCATAACTCTGATATTACTATTGATGTAGCGAATAACAAAATGGAAATTCTCGGAAGTAATACTGAAGCTTTTAAAGTAACATTGGTCGAAACAGGGGCCAATACAAAAACCGCAGGTCGCTTAAAACAGGTTCAGAAGTATATAGGGGATGAAGATTTTATGCTTACTTATGGCGACGGCGTAAGTGATATAAAAATTGATAAACTTTTGGAATTTCATAAATCTCATGGAAAAACAGCCACAGTAACAGCCGTACAATTGGATGCAAGATTTGGAGGGATGGATCTTGCAGAAGACGGAGAAGTTGTTTCTTTCAGGGAAAAAGTAAAAGATGAAAGTAAATCAATCAATGCCGGCTTCTTTGTATTAAAGCCTGAAGTATTCAAATACCTCGATGGAAATGTTGCAGATATGATGTGGGAAGATGAGCCCCTTGAGAAACTTACTTTAGATCATCAGTTAGTGGCTTACAGACATAAAGGTTTTTGGAAATGCATGGATGCATTGAGAGATAAGCTGGAATTAGAAGAACTATGGCAAAATAATAAGGCGAAATGGAAACTGTGGTAA
- a CDS encoding glycosyltransferase family 2 protein, producing MKYSIILPVRNGGEYVKECVNSILTQELNNFNLHVLDNCSTDGTLQWIESLNDSRIFTYPSSKSLSIEDNWGRIKDIPKNEFITLIGHDDVLEKNYLSVMDELIKKHPDACLYQTHFRYIDAQSKCIKRCKPMDEVQSASEFLALFLCNIIDANGTGFMMRSKDYDTLGGIPTYPNLLFADFELWINASLIGYKATAFEECFAFRLHQSTTSTSADIKMQLAFNQFINYLEQLKSKNLLLKAVIERYGVDFISFYSKGLAHRLMRTPKNKRNGESVVSFLEQCKLYADRLVPGNSFNPVDNFSVKLATYIDSNAVTRGLFLAFKKIYSKPVLS from the coding sequence ATGAAATACAGCATAATATTACCTGTGCGTAATGGAGGTGAATATGTAAAGGAGTGCGTAAACAGTATCCTTACACAGGAATTGAACAACTTCAATTTACATGTACTGGATAATTGCAGTACAGATGGGACATTGCAATGGATAGAATCATTGAACGATAGCCGTATTTTCACTTATCCTTCTTCAAAATCGCTCTCTATTGAAGATAACTGGGGCAGGATAAAAGATATCCCAAAAAACGAATTCATCACGCTAATAGGTCATGATGATGTACTGGAAAAAAATTACCTGTCAGTTATGGATGAATTAATAAAAAAACATCCTGACGCATGCCTTTATCAAACACATTTTCGATATATAGATGCTCAAAGCAAATGCATCAAGAGATGTAAGCCAATGGATGAAGTACAATCGGCATCAGAATTTCTGGCGTTGTTTTTATGTAATATCATTGATGCAAATGGTACTGGTTTTATGATGCGCTCTAAAGACTATGATACACTTGGAGGAATACCAACTTACCCTAATCTACTATTCGCAGATTTTGAGCTATGGATCAATGCTAGTTTGATAGGCTATAAAGCAACCGCCTTTGAAGAATGTTTTGCATTCCGCTTACATCAAAGCACTACCTCTACTTCCGCAGATATAAAAATGCAGCTTGCATTTAACCAGTTTATTAATTACCTCGAACAATTAAAATCGAAAAACTTGTTATTAAAAGCTGTAATAGAAAGGTACGGAGTGGATTTTATCAGTTTTTACTCCAAAGGATTAGCTCATCGGTTAATGCGTACACCGAAGAATAAGCGCAATGGTGAATCTGTGGTTTCCTTTTTAGAACAATGTAAATTATATGCAGACAGATTAGTACCCGGTAATAGTTTTAATCCTGTTGATAATTTTAGTGTGAAATTGGCTACTTATATAGACAGCAATGCTGTTACAAGAGGACTGTTCCTCGCATTTAAGAAAATATATTCCAAACCTGTTTTATCCTGA
- a CDS encoding LamG domain-containing protein, with the protein MKKSTLLNLSLLAFFLAIQSCKKDSALVNKPTSETATSNSEDDATITDTSLLCYFPFNGNLRDKSGHNNNGTLVGTISYTTDRFGNALRAASFSASNSYIEIPEAQFVGLTNMTISMDFFATSPGRQLLLSKITYDIPYTSPDFNSSLVLVVEQNNFNPIQFNTKKEGFCNSPYDWDWNTTTNSNTNFVLNRWNHIAVTFNNSIQKMYLNGVLVGSGTKIPSPICQGEPIRLGVWWSADPLYFTGNMDEVRIFKRVLSQKEIQKLAVR; encoded by the coding sequence ATGAAAAAAAGTACCCTTTTAAATTTAAGCCTTCTCGCTTTTTTCTTAGCAATACAGTCCTGTAAAAAAGATTCAGCCTTAGTAAACAAACCAACTTCAGAAACTGCAACAAGTAACTCTGAAGACGATGCTACCATTACAGACACATCTTTGTTATGTTATTTTCCATTCAATGGAAATTTGAGAGACAAAAGTGGTCACAATAACAACGGAACATTGGTAGGAACTATATCTTACACTACTGATAGATTTGGGAATGCTTTAAGGGCTGCATCTTTTAGTGCTTCCAATTCTTACATTGAAATTCCAGAAGCTCAGTTTGTAGGGCTAACGAATATGACTATTTCAATGGACTTTTTTGCTACTTCTCCCGGAAGGCAGCTATTGCTAAGTAAGATAACATATGATATACCCTACACCTCGCCTGACTTTAATTCTTCATTAGTCTTAGTTGTAGAACAAAATAACTTTAACCCAATTCAATTTAATACTAAAAAAGAAGGCTTTTGCAACTCCCCATACGATTGGGATTGGAATACAACAACCAATAGTAATACAAATTTTGTACTAAATAGATGGAATCATATTGCAGTTACATTTAACAATTCAATACAAAAAATGTATTTAAATGGCGTTTTGGTTGGTTCCGGAACAAAAATACCAAGTCCAATTTGTCAGGGAGAGCCAATACGATTAGGTGTATGGTGGTCTGCTGATCCTTTATATTTTACTGGAAATATGGATGAAGTAAGAATTTTTAAACGTGTACTTTCTCAAAAAGAAATTCAAAAACTTGCGGTCAGATAA
- a CDS encoding NAD-dependent epimerase/dehydratase family protein encodes MKKILVTGSTGFIGNYVVQELLKNNYQVIASSAREEKAKQFSWYSQVKYVAFNFQDFDESINYALFFDSPDAVIHLAWEGLPNYKSLFHFETNLPLHYKFLKNLIVNGIKDITVTGTCFEYGMQDGSLSEDMQSMPANPYALAKDSLRKFLQELQKVEPYMLKWIRLFYMYGSGQNPNSLLSQLDKALANGDKVFNMSGGEQTRDYLPVEKVATYVVQIATQNNVTGIVNCCSGKPSTVKSLVEKYLEEKNKNISLNLGHYQYPDYEPMHFWGDDKKLKTIINNG; translated from the coding sequence ATGAAAAAAATATTGGTAACAGGCTCAACAGGTTTTATTGGAAATTATGTTGTGCAGGAATTATTAAAAAATAATTACCAGGTTATTGCCAGTTCAGCCCGTGAAGAAAAAGCAAAACAATTTTCGTGGTATTCCCAGGTTAAATATGTTGCTTTTAATTTTCAGGATTTTGACGAATCAATAAACTATGCTTTGTTTTTTGACAGTCCGGATGCAGTCATACATTTAGCATGGGAAGGTTTGCCAAATTATAAATCGCTTTTTCATTTTGAAACAAATTTGCCCCTTCATTATAAGTTTCTAAAAAATTTAATCGTCAATGGCATTAAGGATATAACAGTTACAGGCACTTGCTTTGAGTATGGTATGCAGGATGGATCTTTGAGTGAGGATATGCAATCGATGCCTGCAAATCCTTATGCCTTGGCAAAGGATAGCCTGAGAAAATTTTTGCAGGAACTTCAGAAAGTTGAACCTTATATGTTAAAATGGATAAGATTGTTTTACATGTATGGCAGTGGACAAAACCCTAATTCCTTACTTTCGCAACTTGATAAAGCATTGGCTAACGGTGATAAGGTCTTTAATATGAGTGGGGGTGAACAAACAAGAGATTACTTGCCAGTAGAAAAAGTTGCGACGTATGTAGTTCAGATTGCAACACAAAATAATGTTACCGGAATTGTTAATTGTTGCAGCGGTAAGCCTTCAACCGTAAAGTCTTTAGTAGAAAAATATCTTGAAGAAAAAAATAAAAACATTTCACTGAACCTGGGGCATTATCAATACCCGGATTATGAGCCAATGCATTTCTGGGGTGACGACAAAAAATTAAAAACAATAATCAACAATGGTTAA
- a CDS encoding glycosyltransferase family 2 protein, whose translation MPFVSFCISTYKRPQILLTQLQLLSRQTYTDFEVVVSDNDPEQSGKTIIKSLNDQRFKYYSNEINLGMIKSFNKSIERSNTPYIIMITDDDPLNVSFLEEMVPLINQYPDKSVYGGFIRKRGDVDKIEEIDSLHFPSEVLHPKKNPSIFWSNCILRKADVIKIGYIPDYGSPHLADHALLALTGSVNGGIIRNKIYSSHNLHENNYSKGNFDSYYNGCVGFYNLLSQYFKERGEFIHIQHVIHLHLEQWFISMSFSLRKYFYKQKNRNKLQEIDNFSKQILTLNFMKRSRAKYQIKKIIFNIKVQLGLL comes from the coding sequence ATGCCTTTTGTGAGTTTTTGTATTAGTACTTATAAGCGGCCGCAGATATTACTTACTCAATTGCAGTTACTCTCACGACAAACTTATACTGACTTTGAAGTAGTGGTATCAGATAATGACCCTGAGCAAAGCGGAAAAACCATTATTAAATCTTTAAATGATCAACGGTTTAAATATTATTCCAATGAAATTAATTTGGGAATGATCAAAAGCTTTAATAAAAGCATTGAAAGATCTAACACACCATATATAATAATGATAACTGATGATGACCCGTTAAATGTTAGTTTTTTAGAAGAAATGGTTCCTTTAATAAATCAATATCCAGATAAATCTGTCTATGGAGGCTTTATTCGAAAAAGAGGCGATGTTGATAAAATTGAAGAAATAGACAGCCTGCATTTTCCTTCAGAGGTATTGCATCCTAAAAAAAACCCTTCTATCTTCTGGTCTAATTGTATTTTACGAAAAGCGGATGTGATAAAAATTGGTTATATACCTGACTATGGGAGCCCGCATCTTGCTGACCATGCTTTGCTTGCATTGACTGGTTCAGTAAATGGAGGGATAATTAGAAATAAAATTTATAGCTCTCATAATTTGCATGAAAATAATTATTCAAAAGGAAATTTTGATAGCTATTATAATGGCTGTGTGGGGTTTTACAATTTACTCAGTCAATATTTTAAAGAAAGGGGCGAGTTCATACATATACAGCATGTAATTCATTTACACCTTGAACAATGGTTTATCAGTATGTCATTTTCTTTGCGCAAATATTTTTATAAGCAAAAAAATAGGAATAAACTCCAAGAAATTGATAACTTTTCAAAACAAATACTCACCCTTAATTTTATGAAAAGATCAAGAGCTAAATATCAAATAAAAAAAATCATTTTTAATATAAAAGTGCAATTAGGGCTGCTATAA
- a CDS encoding class I SAM-dependent methyltransferase, which produces MQCRFCKTELQHVFIDLVNSPASNSYLTKEELNEPEAFYPLKVFTCHHCFLVQVDEYKKSDAIFNSNYAYFSSYSTSWLQHAKKYTSLMVDKFRYNEKSQVIEIASNDGYLLQYFKEKNIPVLGIEPTANTARVAIDKGIESVVDFFGTRLAKELVHKNIKADLLLGNNVLAHVPDIVDFVAGMKILLKDTGVVTMEFPHLMQLIDNNQFDTIYHEHFSYLSFYTVKQIFESQGLELFDVDEIPTHGGSLRIYAKHKEDNSKTISQNVQLLLKKEIDKGLNGLSYYDNFQQKALKVKLDLTDFLIQQKRANKKVAAYGAAAKGNTLLNYCGIKNDLIDFVVDANPHKQNKFLPASHIPIVAEEYLKQQQPDYVIILPWNLKEEISNQLTYIKDWGGKFVIPIPKLEMTG; this is translated from the coding sequence ATGCAATGCAGATTTTGTAAAACTGAATTACAACATGTGTTTATTGACCTGGTAAATTCACCGGCATCAAATTCTTATCTTACAAAAGAAGAGTTAAATGAACCGGAAGCATTTTATCCTTTGAAAGTGTTTACTTGCCATCATTGTTTTTTGGTGCAGGTAGATGAATACAAAAAATCAGATGCCATTTTTAATAGCAATTATGCTTATTTCTCTTCCTACTCTACAAGTTGGTTACAACACGCAAAAAAGTATACCAGCCTTATGGTAGACAAATTTAGGTATAATGAAAAATCACAGGTAATTGAAATTGCTTCCAACGATGGATATCTGCTGCAATATTTTAAGGAGAAAAATATCCCGGTTTTAGGCATTGAACCAACAGCAAACACGGCTAGAGTTGCTATAGATAAAGGTATTGAATCTGTCGTTGATTTCTTTGGGACACGCTTAGCAAAAGAACTTGTTCATAAAAATATTAAAGCAGATCTGTTGCTTGGAAACAATGTATTGGCACACGTTCCGGACATTGTTGATTTTGTTGCTGGCATGAAAATATTACTGAAAGATACAGGCGTTGTTACGATGGAGTTCCCTCATCTGATGCAGCTTATTGATAATAACCAGTTCGACACTATTTATCATGAACATTTTTCTTATTTATCTTTTTATACAGTAAAACAAATTTTCGAATCACAGGGATTAGAGTTGTTTGACGTAGATGAAATTCCAACGCATGGCGGTTCATTGCGTATTTATGCAAAACATAAGGAAGATAACAGCAAAACAATTTCGCAGAATGTGCAATTGCTTTTGAAAAAAGAAATTGATAAAGGATTAAACGGACTTTCTTATTACGACAATTTTCAACAAAAAGCATTAAAAGTAAAACTCGATCTTACTGATTTTCTTATTCAGCAAAAAAGAGCTAATAAAAAAGTGGCTGCTTATGGTGCAGCAGCAAAAGGAAACACTTTGCTGAATTATTGCGGTATCAAAAATGATCTCATAGATTTTGTTGTTGATGCCAATCCGCATAAACAAAATAAGTTTTTGCCGGCAAGCCATATACCCATAGTTGCGGAAGAATATCTAAAACAACAGCAACCTGATTATGTAATTATTCTTCCATGGAATTTAAAGGAGGAGATCAGCAATCAACTTACATACATAAAAGATTGGGGTGGTAAGTTTGTAATTCCTATTCCAAAATTGGAAATGACAGGATAA
- a CDS encoding glycosyltransferase family 2 protein, with protein sequence MPLSIIIVNYRCAALILDCIESALQYSSGPNFQWIIVDNNSNDNSKEIITAKYPFIKWIDMGYNAGFARANNEGIRQSKEETVLLLNPDTIILDDAIEKCLLRFLPSSYIACSVQLLNTDKSPQITGNFFMKGGLNHLLPLPYLGALLRKMAFVIKVKKTNIAAASTEEKVDWINGAFMMVKKNAIESAGMFDEDFFLYSEEIEWCSRLNKVGNICVYGDLHTIHIQGEAINSSTQSTDKGYQNIFDKKGLQLMVSNHLRIRKQFGIAWFLFHLFMHTVDVPLFFFCSIIDNILHFRNPFAQVKNIAGFTRNVLRLWSLVLKIISGKPYFYKML encoded by the coding sequence TTGCCCCTCTCCATCATCATAGTAAATTATCGTTGTGCTGCACTTATTCTTGATTGCATTGAAAGTGCGTTGCAATATTCTTCCGGGCCAAATTTTCAATGGATCATTGTTGATAATAATTCTAATGACAACAGTAAAGAAATAATTACTGCCAAATATCCTTTTATAAAATGGATAGATATGGGTTATAACGCAGGTTTTGCAAGAGCCAACAACGAAGGTATACGGCAATCGAAAGAAGAAACCGTTCTTTTGCTGAATCCTGATACTATTATTTTAGATGATGCAATAGAAAAATGCCTGCTAAGGTTTTTACCCTCTTCTTATATAGCCTGCTCTGTGCAGTTATTGAATACAGATAAATCACCGCAGATCACGGGAAATTTTTTCATGAAAGGAGGCTTGAATCACTTGCTTCCATTACCTTATTTAGGTGCTTTGCTCAGAAAGATGGCGTTCGTAATAAAAGTTAAGAAAACCAATATAGCCGCTGCTTCTACAGAAGAAAAAGTAGATTGGATAAACGGTGCATTTATGATGGTTAAAAAAAATGCCATAGAAAGTGCAGGTATGTTTGATGAAGATTTTTTTTTGTATTCTGAAGAGATCGAGTGGTGCAGCCGTCTAAACAAGGTGGGAAATATTTGTGTATACGGAGATCTGCATACAATTCACATACAGGGAGAAGCTATCAATAGCTCAACACAATCAACAGATAAGGGTTATCAAAATATTTTTGATAAAAAAGGGCTGCAATTAATGGTATCTAATCATTTGCGCATACGTAAACAATTTGGCATTGCATGGTTTTTATTTCACCTTTTCATGCATACTGTTGATGTGCCTTTGTTTTTCTTTTGCAGCATTATAGATAACATTCTGCATTTCCGTAACCCATTTGCACAGGTAAAAAATATCGCAGGCTTTACCCGGAATGTATTAAGACTTTGGAGCCTTGTACTAAAGATTATTTCTGGTAAGCCATATTTCTATAAAATGTTATAA
- the rfbG gene encoding CDP-glucose 4,6-dehydratase — protein METVVKFQQLQSAYKDKNVFVTGHTGFKGSWLIAWLHLLGANIKGYALEPEYENCLYNSLKPLNIAESIIADIRNKEKLTKEILSFQPDFIFHLAAQPLVRRSYEIPAETFDVNVVGTANVLEALRSLQKKCTAIIITTDKVYENKEADILYNEDDRLGGYDPYSASKACTEIVVSSFRNSFFNTNKLDVHGKAVASVRAGNVIGGGDWSKDRIIPDIVKALVQNKPIEVRNPHGVRPWQHVLEPLGCYLLLGALLYENATSFSHAYNFGPYPEDHLTVKELVELSIKIWGSGEWKDISDHNQPHEAGLLKLDITKAIKELNWKPKLNAAKAIEWTINWYKQSSDKQGDFTFQQINDYLNL, from the coding sequence ATGGAAACTGTGGTAAAATTTCAACAATTACAATCGGCTTATAAAGACAAGAACGTTTTTGTAACAGGTCATACGGGTTTTAAAGGCTCATGGCTGATTGCATGGTTGCATTTGCTGGGTGCGAATATTAAGGGTTACGCACTAGAGCCTGAATATGAAAATTGTCTATATAATTCACTTAAACCTCTGAATATTGCAGAGAGTATAATTGCCGATATCAGAAATAAAGAAAAACTCACTAAAGAAATACTTTCTTTTCAACCTGATTTTATATTTCACCTTGCGGCACAACCACTGGTACGTCGCTCTTACGAAATTCCTGCAGAAACTTTTGATGTAAACGTAGTGGGCACAGCTAATGTGCTGGAAGCATTAAGATCATTACAAAAAAAATGCACAGCTATTATTATTACAACAGATAAAGTATACGAAAATAAAGAAGCGGATATTTTATATAATGAAGATGATAGGCTTGGTGGTTACGATCCTTACAGCGCCAGCAAAGCATGTACTGAGATTGTAGTAAGCTCTTTCAGGAATTCTTTTTTCAATACTAATAAATTGGATGTCCACGGGAAGGCAGTTGCAAGCGTGCGTGCAGGCAATGTAATAGGCGGTGGTGACTGGAGTAAAGACCGGATTATTCCTGATATAGTTAAAGCATTGGTGCAGAATAAGCCTATTGAAGTGCGTAATCCTCATGGAGTGAGACCCTGGCAGCATGTATTAGAGCCACTTGGTTGTTATCTCTTGCTTGGTGCACTATTATATGAAAATGCAACTTCTTTTTCACATGCATATAACTTCGGGCCTTATCCTGAAGATCATCTTACTGTGAAAGAACTAGTGGAGTTATCAATAAAAATATGGGGTAGCGGTGAATGGAAAGATATATCCGATCATAATCAACCTCATGAAGCAGGCCTATTAAAACTGGATATAACTAAAGCAATTAAAGAGCTTAACTGGAAACCGAAATTGAACGCGGCAAAAGCCATTGAATGGACTATTAATTGGTATAAACAGTCAAGTGATAAACAAGGTGATTTTACTTTTCAGCAAATCAATGATTACCTTAACCTATGA